The following proteins are co-located in the Bos indicus isolate NIAB-ARS_2022 breed Sahiwal x Tharparkar chromosome 8, NIAB-ARS_B.indTharparkar_mat_pri_1.0, whole genome shotgun sequence genome:
- the ASPN gene encoding asporin, which yields MKVYVLLVFLTLCSAKPLFHPSYLTLKNLMLKDMEDEGDSDADNSLFPTREPINPFFPFDLFSTCPFGCQCYSRVVHCSDLGLSSVPSNIPFDTRMVDLQNNKIKEIKENDFKGLTSLYALILNNNKLTKIHPKAFLTTKKLRRLYLSHNQLSEIPLNLPKSLAELRIHDNKVKKIQKATFKGMNALHVLEMSANPLDNNGIEPGAFEGVTVFHIRIAEAKLTSIPKELPSTLLELHLDYNKISVVELEDFKRYKDLQRLGLGNNRITDIENGSLANIPRVREIHLENNKLKKVPSGLQELKYLQIIFLHSNSITKVGVNDFCPTVPKMKKSLYSAISLSNNPVKYWEVQPATFRCVLSRMSVQLGNFRK from the exons ATGAAGGTGTATGTgcttctagtattcttgacttTGTGCTCTGCCAAACCATTATTTCACCCTTCGTACTTGACACTGAAGAATTTGATGCTGAAGGACATGGAAGACGAAGGTGATAGTGATGCTGACAACTCTCTCTTTCCAACAAGAGAGCCAATTAACCCCTTCTTCCCATTTGATCTGTTTTCAACATGTCCATTTGGATGCCAATGCTATTCGAGAGTTGTACACTGTTCCGATCTAG GTCTGTCCTCCGTCCCAAGCAACATTCCATTTGATACTCGAATGGTTGAccttcaaaacaataaaattaaggaaatcaaagaaaatgactttaaagGACTCACCTCACTTTAT GCTTTGATTCTGAACAACAATAAGCTAACAAAGATTCACCCAAAAGCCTTTCTAACCACAAAGAAGTTGCGAAGGCTATATTTGTCCCACAATCAACTAAGTGAAATACCGCTTAATCTTCCCAAATCATTAGCAGAACTCAGAATTCATGAcaataaagttaagaaaatacaaaaggcAACATTCAAAGGAATGAATGCTTTACATGTTCTAG AAATGAGTGCAAACCCTCTGGATAACAATGGGATTGAACCAGGGGCATTTGAAGGGGTAACAGTGTTCCATATCAGAATTGCAGAAGCAAAACTGACCTCAATTCCAAAAG AACTACCTTCAACTTTACTGGAGCTACATTTagattataataaaatttcagttGTGGAACTTGAGGATTTTAAACGATACAAAGATCTGCAAAG GCTGGGTCTAGGAAACAACAGGATCACAGATATTGAAAACGGAAGTCTTGCTAACATACCACGTGTGAGAGAAATACACCTAGAaaacaacaaactaaaaaaaGTGCCTTCAGGATTACAAGAGTTGAAATACCTCCAG ATAATCTTTCTTCATTCTAATTCAATTACAAAAGTGGGAGTGAATGATTTCTGCCCAACAGTGCCAAAGATGAAGAAATCTTTATACAGTGCAATAAGTTTATCCAACAACCCGGTAAAGTATTGGGAGGTACAACCTGCAACATTTCGTTGTGTTTTGAGCAGAATGAGTGTTCAGCTTGGGAACTTCAGAAAGTGA